The DNA sequence AGGTCCGTCTCGGTGCTTGAAGATACGACGGCTAGGATAGGTACGGGGTGAACAAGGTCGAAGTTTTGAAGGCCGAGAAGGACGGACTGGATTCCCTGTGGGACATCTATCGATTCGCGGAGCGGGGCGGCGGCAGCATGACGGAATCCGATGCGCAGAGGATGAAATGGTACGGCGTATTCCAACGAAACCCGACGCCCGGATTCTTCATGATCCGCGTCCGCATGACGAACGGCCTCTCGAACGCAGAGCAATTTCGAGTGCTGGCCGATCTCGCCGACGAGACTGGGCGGGGATTCGTCCACCTCACCACCCGCCAGCAGGTCCAGCTCCGGTGGGTGGCCATCGAGCGGGTGCCGGAAATCTTCGCGCGGCTCAAGAGCGTCGGTCTCCACGCGATGCAGACGGGAATGGACAACGTTCGCAACATCTGCGGCTGTCCGGCGGCGGGTCTCACTCCACAGGAACTTTTCGATGCGGCGCCCGTGGCACAGGCACTCGCGAACACCTACCTCGGCAATCCGCTGTACTCGAATCTACCCCGCAAGTTCAACGTCTCCATCACGGGTTGCTTGGAAAATTGCACGCACGCCGAGACGCAGGACCTCGCACTGGTCCCTGCCCTTTCGCCGGACAGTTCGCGTACCCCGGGATTCAACGTGCTCGTGGGGGGGAAAAACGGCTCGGGCGGATACCGGCCTGCATCGCCACTGAACGTATTCGTCACACCCGACGAAGCCGTGGGTGTGTGTCTCGCCATACTCGCCCTGTACCGGGATTTCGGTCACCGCGAACAGCGCAATCGGGCCCGTCTTTCGTTCCTGCTGGATGAGTGGGGCACGGAACGATTCAGGTTGAAAGTTGAAGAGCGCGTCGGACGGAAGCTGGCGGGCGAGGGTGAAGACCGGCGTTCGACCCGGCGGCATGTCGATCACGTCGGCGTCCTCCGGCAGAAACATGCGGGACTCAACTACGTCGGTCTCACCGTTCCCGTCGGCAAAATGACCACCGCTCAACTCCGCGAAGCCGCCCACCTGAGCGAGGCTTATGGCGACGGCGAGATCCGCCTCACGAGCAACCAAAATCTGATCCTCCCTCACGTGCCCGACGCCAAACTCGGCTCGCTGTTGGAGGAGCCCTTTGTGAAGGAGTTTCCGTATGCGCCCACCGAGATCATGCGGGGGTTGGTCGCCTGCACGGGCACCGATTTCTGCAATCTGGCCGTCATAGAAGTGAAGGACATCGCGATCCAGACCGCGCGCGCACTGGAAGCGCGACTCCCGTCCACTCAACCTCTTACGATGCACTGGTCCGGCTGCCCGGCGGGATGCGGGAACCATCAGCAGGCGGACATTGGTTTTCTCGGAAAGAAGATCAAGATCAATGGGACGGTTCAGGATGGCGTGGACATCTTCGTCGGCGGACGTTCGGGGCCCGGAGCCACACGTCCCCTCCGGGTGATCGAAGACATCCCCGTGGGGGAGGTCGAGGATTTTTTGGTTTCAATGGTGAAGTATCACCCGCGCGAGAAACTGGTCGAGGCGCTGCGGAAGAGAGGGCGGGAGGTTTCCTTGGATGGAAATCCCACGAACCGTTCGAGCGGTTCAGTCAACCCCCCATCGGCCGCGTCAATCGCCACCCTTCGCCAGGACGACATTCCCTCATCGGGTGCGGCGGTCACATCGTTGGGCGGCAAACCCGTTGCGGTGCTCAGGAATGCCGGTCGCCTGTGCGCCTTTTCGAATGTGTGTCCCCACGAGAATGCCCCGCTTGATGAGGGCGTCGTGGATGGCGATGAAATCATTTGTCCCTTGCATGCCTACCGATTCAGCTTGACCACCGGGGCGTGCAGTACCGTGCCCGGGCTCAGCCTCGAAATCTATGATGCCGCCGAGAGCGCATCGGGAGAAATTACGGTTCGGGAGCGTTCAGCCGAACCTTCAGGGACTCCGGCCCCTCCGGCACTCACCACTTGGAGTTGCCGGTCGTGCCGTTTCGAACAGAAAGGGGAAAGGCCGCCGACGATTTGCCCCGTGTGCGCTTCGGGAACGGACCAATTCTACGCTGGCACGGAGCCTGCAAAAGCGGCGACGCGGGATCGGAGCGGCAAACGGGTCGTCATTGTGGGTGGGAGCATCGCGGCCCACGTCGCCGCGCAAACGTGCCGGCAGGTCGACCCTGAGGCGCATGTGCAGATCATCACCGATGAAGCGGTGTCTTTTTACAATCGATTGGGCCTCACACGGTGGATGTCCGACGAAATCCAGGAGACCCACCTCTTCGACTATTCACCCGATTGGTACGTGACGCAGGGGATCGAGGTGGTGACGCGGAGCCGCGCCGTTGCCCTCGACCCGGTCCTACGTCGCCTCATGCTTTCTACCGGTCAGGAGATCGGTTTCGATGTCCTCATTCTGGCGCACGGGAGTGGGGCGTTGACCCCGCCGTTCTATCGTGGGGCGACTCCCGGAGCTTACCTGCTGCGCACGCTGGAAGATGTTCGCGGTATTCTTGCCGCTGCTTCGGAGGCCACCCGCGCGGCGGTGATCGGGGGGGGGGTGCTGGGGCTCGAAGCAGCCCACGGGCTGCTGAAGCGAGGTGCCCGCGTATCGGTGTTTGAGTATGCCGCTCACCTCATGCCCCGCCAGCTCGATGCGGAGGCCGCGGGATTGCTCGCAGCCTACATATCCTCGAAGGGCACTCACGTCCATGTCGGGGCGGGGGTTGCCGCGCTGGAATCCAGCGGGACGTCGTACCTGATTCGGACGACGGACGGTCGCGAGTTCGAGGCCGATCTCGTGGTCGTTTCCACGGGCATCAAGCCCAATATCGACTGGGTCTCCGCATCCGGCATCCGTTGCGAGCGCGGCATTCAGGTCGACGATCGGATGAAGACCTCCAGCGATTCGGTCTATGCCGCGGGAGATGTCACCGAGTGGAGGGGCCAGGTGGTGGGGTTGTGGGCGAACGCGATCGAGCAGGCGCGCGTGGCGGCGGCCAACGCCATGGGCCAAGAGAAGCGATTTTCGGGTTTCATCCCGGCCACCATCCTGAAATGTTGGGACTACCCGGTGTTTTCCATTGGGGAAATCGCTCCCATTCCCGCACCCTCCGCTGCCGTTCCTGGCGCTTCGGGGAGCAACGGTACAGAGTCAAAAACCTTCTTGGACCCGGTGAAAAAGGTATATCGGCGGATCGACTATCGGCATGGCCTCCCCATCGGGGCCATCCTCGTCGGTACCCGGGAGGGGACGGCCGAGCTGAAGAAACTGGTGGAATGGCGACTCCAAATCCAATCGATCGAGACCAAGCTGTTCGGGGATCACGCGGCCGAAGCGTAAGCCCGCTCGGCCTGGTTCAATCGCTGGGGCCGGAGGAGCAGCTCCGGTTCCACGTGGATGTGGGCAAATGCATTGGTTGCAACGCTTGCATGGTCGCCTGCAACGAACAACACGGAAATCCGTCCAACCTCTTCTGGAGGCGCGTGGGTGAATGCGAGATCGGCTCCTACCCCGAAGCGAGACGGCTCTTCACCTCCATGGCGTGCAATCACTGCCTCGATCCCGCCTGCCTCAAGGGCTGTCCGACGGAGGCGTACGTCAAAAACCCGCGAACGGGCATCGTCCGCCACATCGATGAGGAATGTATCGGCTGCGAGTATTGCGTCTGGAATTGCCCCTACACCGTGCCTCAGTACGATAAGGCCCGTCACATCGTCACCAAGTGCGACATGGGTTTTGAGGAGCTGATGAACGACCAGTGGCCGGCGTGCGTGAGCACGTGCCCCACCGATGCCCTGGCCATCGAGACCGTTGACACACGGGAATGGCGTGAACGACCGGACTCGGGTGACGCCCCGGGTCTCCCTTCGGTACGGATGACGTACAGCACGACCCGGTTCTCGTTTCCAGACGGACGTTCCTCCGCCGGGACCGATTTGCTCCATGGGGACCATGCGGTGGCCGCCCGATTTCGGCTCCATCCCGAAAAGCCGCATCTCCCGCTGGTGCTCTTCACCGTGTTGACGCAAATGGCCGTCGGCACCCTCTTCATGTTCTGGGTGGCCCGGCTGCGTTCGGCGCCCGACCCCGTTTCGGCGAACACGATCTTGCTGCCCCTCTCGATCGTGATGCTGTCACTCCTCGCCGCCACGCTCCATTTGGGAAGGCCCTTGCGCGCGTACCGGGCGCTGAGGAACTGGCGACACTCCTGGCTGAGCCGCGAGATCGGATCGTTTGGCGCGTTTGCAGCGCTGACGACCGCCGCGGTGCTGATTCCCAAAGTGTGGTCTACCCTGCCCTCCGCAACCCTCCGCGTTCTGGAGGGATGCGCCGTCCTTCTGGGTCTGGCCTCCCTCTACTGCACGGCCCGGATCTACCGCGTGCCCGCCCGGCCTTCGTGGGATTCCCCCCGCACCACGGCTTCGTTCCTGCTCAGTTCACTGATTCTCGGCCCGGCCCTCGCGGGTGTGTTGGTCGCGTGCGTTCCCTCCTGGACGCCGGCCCGATCACTGGATTTCGCCGAACTCTGCCGATGGGTGACGTTGGGCGCCGCCGCGACCTTGCTGGCCATGGAGCTGGTCTGGCTGATATTGACTCGCCGCGACTCGCGACGCGAAATCCAAGGGACCCGGTCTCTGCTTTTCACGGATTTTCTGAACCATGCGGCCGTCCGCATTCTCATGCTGATCGTCGGCGGCATCCTCCTTCCTCTCGGGGTCTCCGGTCGGCTGAATCCCCTGCTTGTTGCCATCGGCCTCGGCTTGCTCCTCGCCGGCGAGCTGATGGGCCGATATCTGTTTTTCGTCACCGTGGTTCCCATGAGTATTCCCGGAACGATCCCCGGAACACCCTTCAGCCGGCGCCTGCCATGACAGTAGGTCCACTCTGGCGAAAACTCCGGTCGTGGATCGGAGAGTCCGAGCTGCTGAGTCGCGAACGGATGGGGAAGGATTCCCGCTTCGGAGTCATGGCCGCCGACACGATCCCGGATCGGTGGGTACAAACGGTGTGTGGCTATTGCTCCGTCGGCTGCGGGATGTATGTGGGTGTCAAGAAGGGTGAGGCCGTGGCCGTCAAAGGCGATCCGAAATATCCCGTGAACGAGGGGAAATTGTGCCCGAAGGGACTCTCCGAACACCACACCCTCCGAGCACCCTCTCGCGCACGCGCGCCCATTCTCCGGGGAGCGGATGGAAAACCGCACCCGATTGGATGGGACGACGCCTTGGATCTATTTCTCGGTCGCGTTCGCAGCCTCCAATCTCGATATGGATCAGCGGCGTTTGCCGTGCTCAGTACCGGACAACTGGTCACGGAGGAATTCTACGCGCTGGGAAAGCTGGTCCGACTCGGAATGCGCGTGCCGGATTTCGACGGAAACACCACGCTCTGCATGGCGAGCGCCGTGGCCGGATACAAGCGTTCGTTCGGGAGCGACGGTCCACCCGGGAGTTACCTCGATTTCGAAACGTCCGATGTCATCCTTCTCGTCGGAGCCAACATCTACGATAATCATCCGATTCTGACGCACCGCCTGGCGAAAAACCCGAAGAAGACGGTCATCGTGGTCGATCCCCGCGCTTCGAAGACGGCACTCCTCGCGGATCTCCACCTCCCCATCCGACCGCGTTCGGATCTTGCCCTGTTCAACGGCCTCGCCTATATCCTTCTCCGCGAAGGTTGGATCGATCGTCGGTACGTGTCCGAGCACGTGGACGGATTCGACGCCCTCCGGGAGCATCTGGCCGCGTATCCTCCTGAACGCGTGTCGGAAATCACGGGTCTCACACCGGAACTGATCATGCGGGTGGCGCGACTCTACGCTGAGGCGAAGCGACCCTTGATCGCCTGGACGATGGGCGTGAACCACAGCGACCAAGGCACGGAGACGGTCAACGCGATCAACAACCTCGCCCTCCTCACGGGGAATGTGGGGAAGGAAGGGGCCTCGCCTTTTTCCATCACCGGACAATGTAACGCCATGGGGACGCGCGAGGCAGGATTCACGTCCAGCCTCCCCGGATACCGAGCGTATGACGACCCCGTTTCGCGCAACGAACTGGCCCGGCTGTGGGGAATCGGGCCGGAAGAACTGCCGGCTGCGCGTGGTCGCGCCTACCCGGACATCATCAACGCCGTCATCGACGGCCGAGTCAAGGGATTGTGGATCATTGGAACGAATCCCATTGCCTCGTTCCCGAATCTGGCCAACACAGAGGATGCCCTCTCACGACTGGAGTTTCTCGTCGTTCAGGATGGCTTCTACCCCACTCCCACGGCGGAGCGCGCTCACCTCTTCCTGCCCGCCGCGATCTGGGGTGAAAAGGAAGGCACGTTCACCAACTCGGAGCGCCGCGTGGGGCGTGTGCGTGCGGCCGTTCCCCCCGTGGCCGGATGCCGCACCGATTTCGACATTATTCTCGATCTGGCGCGGCGCGCGGGTTGGGCCGATCGGCTCTTTCCCGGCTGGACCACCCCGGAGGATGCCTTCAATGAATGGGCACGGGTCAGCCGGGGCAGGCTGTGCGACTATTCGGGCATGAATTACGGTCGGCTCGACCGGGAGGGAAGCATCCAATGGCCCTGCCCGGACCACGACCGCCCCGGAGATGAGCGATTGTATTCCAGCGGCGAGTTTCCGACCGCCACGGGCCGGGCGAAACTGTGGTGTGTCGACTGGGCCGAACTCCCGGAGGAACCGCGCCCCGAGTTCCCCTTCATCCTCAATACCGGACGAACCGTGGAACACTGGCACACACGCACCAAGACGCGCGAGGTCGAAATCCTCGAAACGCTCTCACCGGAAGCGTGGGTGGAAGTGAACCCCAGGGATGCCGCGCGACTCCGGATCCGGGACCGCCAGCGGATCACCCTCCGATCCCAGCGGGGAAGCGTGTCCGGAATCCCGGCTCGAATCACTGAAACGGTCGCGCCGGGTCAGGTCTTCGTCCCCTTTCACTTTTTCGAAACGAACGCCAATGCGCTCACCCTCAACACATTCGATCCCCTTTCCCGTGAACCCAACTACAAACAGTGCGCCGTTCGGATTGAACCCGTCTGACCTGCGGGCGGCATCGAGCGTGGGCGATGCCGGGAACGAGGTTGCCACGGGATCGACGCCCCAGGCGCCGATCTCCCTCGCAACGACATCACAGGAAGTCATTGCGAGCAGGTTGCTGCACGGGCAACTGCGAAGCAATCCCCGGATGGATTTGGTGGACCGATTCGGCCGTGTACCGCGCGACTTGCGAATTTCCGTCACCGAGCGTTGCAATTTCCGCTGCACCTATTGCCTCCCGGAAGAGGAGCATCTTCACGGTGGCCGCCCCCCCCTTCTGAGTTTTGAAGAAATCGACCGGCTTGCGCGACTTTTCGCGGAACGCGGAATCCGGAAGTTCCGGCTGACGGGAGGCGAACCGCTGCTCCGAAAGAACCTTCCGGATCTCGTCGCGAAACTTTCGAGTATGGCCGGCATTGAAGACTTGGCGCTCACAACGAATGGATTTTTTCTGGCCGAGGTGGCCAGAGACCTGGCCGGAGCCGGTCTCAAGCGAGTCAGTGTCAGCCTCGATTCACTTCAGCCCGACGTATTCGCCCGGCTCACCGGGCGCCGGGCCCTGAATCGGGTGCTTCAAGGCCTCGATGCGGCGCGCGCCGCGGGCTTTTCTCCCATCAAGCTCAACACCGTGCTCATTCGCGGAGAAAACGACGGAGAAATCCTCAACCTCGTGGATTTCGCGCGCGAGACCGGCTGTCCGATCCGATTCATCGAATTCATGCCGCTTGACTCCGGCCGGGAGTGGACGCGCGATCGGGTCGTCCCCACGGACTTCATTCTCGAAGCCATCTCCGCACGATTCCCTCTCGTGCCGGTGATCCCTCGAACCGCCTCGGAAACCGCCCGGTGTTTCGCGTTCGAGGACGGCAAGGGTGAAGTCGGGTTCATCGCCTCGGTGACCCGGCCCTTCTGCGCCCATTGCAACCGGCTTCGGCTGACGGCGGACGGCCGGCTCCGAACGTGCCTCTTCGCGCACACGGAAATCGACCTGTGCACGCCGCTTCGACGATCTGCGCCCGATGAGGAAATCCATGCCCTCATCGTGAACGGCGTCTACGGGAAGGAGTGGGGACACCGGATTGCCGAACCCGACTTTTTGCCTCCGCAGCGTGGGATGGTCAGAATCGGCGGATAGCACTTCCGAAACTCCGATCAACCATCCATCTTCGGTTCCGATCGTTTCCACAATTGAGAAGTCCCCTGGCAGAGACTTCCCATTTGGTGTATCAGACTGTGGAAAACCGAGTAACCATTGGAATGCACTGGTAGTTCAGATCGCTCGGTTGGCCATCGCTTTGCACTGACCGAGCTGGAGTAATTGCCGATGTCTTCGATAGCATTTGCCATCCTCGCGGGCGGCCAATCGAGCCGATTCCGATCGGACAAGCGAATCGCCAGGTTCAGAGGCAGGCCCCTGCTCGGAATCATGATGGACAAGGCGAAATCCCTCGGCTGGCCCCTTATTCTTTCGGTGCGAGATCAAAGCCAGATGGCGACGCTGGAATCCATGGACGGGATTTCTTGGCCGGGGGTGAGAACGGTGCTGGATCGGCCGGAAGTGGAAGGGCCCATCGCCGGCCTGATGGCTTCCCTCGCCACCGTCGGACATGATTACGTTTTCGTCACGTCCTCCGACTTGCCTTTGCTGGAAACCGGAACAATCCAAAGGCTGTTCAGAATGGCCTCCGATCCTTTGGCCGCCCTGTGTGTGCCGCGGACCCCCAGGGGCATCGAGCCGCTCGCCTCCGTCTACTCCTGTGAGTGCGCGAGCGAACTTGAATTGTTCGTCCGGAACGGCGGCCGTTCTCCGGAAAAGTTCATCCACTCACTCCCCCCGCACAGGGTCCGATTCTGCGATTTCACGTTGGAGGACTCCCGGCAGTTCGCCAATATCAACACACCGGCTGATTTGGAAGCACTGACGATCTCCCCGCCCACCACCCCTTCAAGCACCGTTCACGCGAGAACCGCCCATGCAGGTTAGCGTCCGTTTCTACGCAAAGGCCCAGGAGCTGGCCGGACTCTCGGCGGCACTCATGGAGGTTTCACCCCCCGTCACGGTCGCCGACTTCCGCCGATTGCTTTCGGAGCGGTTTCCTCGGTTGTCCGGAATGGAACGAAGCCTGGCGCTGGCCGTGGTGGAGCGGTTGCCCGGGGAGACGGCGGACCCGCTCGACGCCCGACCGGCCATGGTGGTCACGGATGCCTACCAATTCAACGGCAGCGAGGAAGTGCTCGTCCTCCCGCCGGTGAGCGGAGGCTGATCGCCATGGAGGACCGGCCTCGGCACCTGACCCGCCGCGAACTCCGGCAGGAGGAACTCCTTCCGCGGAGTGGGGATCCTGAGTGCGGAGCCACGGTGATTTTTTCCGGAACCGTCCGCCGTGCGAATCAGGGCCGGACCGTTTCCAGCATCGACTATGAGGCGGAAGAGCGATTGGCGGATGCCGCCCTATCGCAGATCTTCGAGGAAATGGAGAGGACCGCGGGCGGCCCAGGCGTCCTCATCCATCGGTTGGGACGCGTCCCCGTGGGGGAAGCGTCAATTTTCATTTCGGCTTCGTCCGCGCATCGCGACCAGGCCTTCCGCGCCGTGCGCGATGCCATCGAGGCGGTGAAGGTCCGCGTTCCCATCTGGAAAAAGGAACACTACGAGGACGGTTCCTCCGAGTGGCTCGACGGCAAGCCGCTCCAATCTGCGCCCCAATCTGAGAAGGAGATCCAAACGTGAAAGACGTCAGCGAGAAATTTGAGACGTTGCGCACCGCGAAGGCCCAGGCCCAGATCCGCGTGGGGGCCGGGACGCCCGCACTCATGGCCGCGGGGAAATTGCCCAAGGGGGACCCGCTCCCTGTCGCTCGGGTCGCGGCAGTGATGGCCGCGAAGCGCACCTCGGAAATCATCCCCTACTGTCACCCGATCCCCATCGATCACGTCGACGTGCAAATGACGAGCCTCGATCATTGGCTGATCGTCACCGCCGAGGTGAAGGCCATTGCGAAGACGGGCGTCGAGATGGAGGCGCTGACCGCGGCCGGCGTGGCCGCTCTCACGGTGTACGACATGCTGAAACCGGTCGACAACGAACTCGTTATCGAGTCCATTCGACTCGTCGAGAAAACCGGAGGAAAGTCCGATTTCGCGGAGGCGGTGGCGTCGCCCCTCAGGGTGGCGGTCCTGGTCCTCTCCGATTCCGTCCACTCCGGCGCCAAAGAGGACAAGGCCGGAAAAGCCATCGTGGAAGCCCTCCAATCGCAACCGGTCAAAGTCGAGAAATACGAGATCCTGCCGGATGAGACGGCCCAAATCCGCGAGGCCCTGGTGCGCTACTCGGATGAATACAAGATGGACATGGTCATCACAACAGGCGGAACGGGCCTCAGCCCGCGGGACGTGACGGTCGATGCCGCGCGGGCGGTGATCCGGCGCGAGATCCCCGGCGTCATGGAGGCGGCGCGGAGCTACGGTCAGCGACGCACTCCGTACGCCATGCTTTCGCGCGGTATTGCAGGCTTCCGGAACGGGACGCTCATCGTCACCCTCCCCGGCAGCTCGCGTGGGGCCAAAGAATCCATGCAGGCGCTCTTTCCTGCGCTCCTCCACGTGTTCCGCATTGCGCGCCACAATCCGCAGCACGACGCCGGGACCCCACCTGCAATCCACTCGTCGTCCCGGTGCCGATCCTCATACCCTTCCGATCACCGTCCCCGGAGGGGGCCGAAGCGAACCGAAGGGGGCGACGCCGGAAGAAAAAAGAAGAAACCCTTGGAATGACAGACTTCCCCCTCTGGCTCATCCCCGGATTTTTCGCCGCGGGGGCGCTCTACGGCTCGGTAGGACACGGGGGCGCCACGGCCTACCTCGCCCTGATGTCTCTCGCGGGAATCCTGACGCCCGGACTGATCCCGTTCGTGCTTGTCGTGAATGTCGCGGTCGCCATCGGATCTTTCATCCGATATGCAAAGCAGGGACTTCTCCCATGGAAGATCCTCGCCGCGTTCGCGGCAACGTCCGTACCGGCGGCCTTCCTGGGTGGCGCCGTTCCGCTGCGTGGTACGACCACCTCCATCCTTCTCTCACTGAGTCTGCTCGCCGCAGGGCTAAGATTCCTGCTGCTGGCGAGTCCCCATTCGGCCACACCCGCATCCCTCAGGCCCAGGCCCTCGCTTGCGGTCACTCTCCCCGCAGGGGCCTTTCTTGGATTTCTATCCGGTGCGGTGGGCATCGGAGGCGGCGTGTTCCTCAGTCCCCTTCTCATCCTGGCTCGATGGGCCGACCCGAAAGCGACCGCGGCCATCTCCAGCGGTTTCATCGTTCTCAATTCACTCTCCGGGCTGGTGGCGCGTCACGCGGACTTCGCCGCCGCATCCTCCTGGCCCTGGCCGCTCCTGGTGGCCGGGTTCCTCGGCGGATCGTTCGGAGGCTGGGCCGGGGCGCAGAAACTTTCACGTGCCGCCTTGGTGAGGGTATTGGGAGCCGTTCTCGTCGTGGCTGCCCTGAAGCACGGGTTGGACACCCTCGCCCGAGTCTCCTGAAGCACCCCCATGGGAAAACAGGGTTTTCTGATCTCCGTGGATGAAGCCCGAAGAAAAGTTCTTGACCGCGCCCTCCCCCTGCCCCCTACGGCCATGGCGCTTGAAGACGCGCTCGGACATGTTCTTGCGGAAGAGATCTCGGCTACCACGGACATGCCGCCGTTCGACGCGTCGGCGATGGATGGTTTCGCC is a window from the Nitrospirota bacterium genome containing:
- a CDS encoding bifunctional molybdenum cofactor biosynthesis protein MoaC/MoaB, yielding MKDVSEKFETLRTAKAQAQIRVGAGTPALMAAGKLPKGDPLPVARVAAVMAAKRTSEIIPYCHPIPIDHVDVQMTSLDHWLIVTAEVKAIAKTGVEMEALTAAGVAALTVYDMLKPVDNELVIESIRLVEKTGGKSDFAEAVASPLRVAVLVLSDSVHSGAKEDKAGKAIVEALQSQPVKVEKYEILPDETAQIREALVRYSDEYKMDMVITTGGTGLSPRDVTVDAARAVIRREIPGVMEAARSYGQRRTPYAMLSRGIAGFRNGTLIVTLPGSSRGAKESMQALFPALLHVFRIARHNPQHDAGTPPAIHSSSRCRSSYPSDHRPRRGPKRTEGGDAGRKKKKPLE
- a CDS encoding molybdenum cofactor guanylyltransferase translates to MSSIAFAILAGGQSSRFRSDKRIARFRGRPLLGIMMDKAKSLGWPLILSVRDQSQMATLESMDGISWPGVRTVLDRPEVEGPIAGLMASLATVGHDYVFVTSSDLPLLETGTIQRLFRMASDPLAALCVPRTPRGIEPLASVYSCECASELELFVRNGGRSPEKFIHSLPPHRVRFCDFTLEDSRQFANINTPADLEALTISPPTTPSSTVHARTAHAG
- a CDS encoding FAD-dependent oxidoreductase — translated: MNKVEVLKAEKDGLDSLWDIYRFAERGGGSMTESDAQRMKWYGVFQRNPTPGFFMIRVRMTNGLSNAEQFRVLADLADETGRGFVHLTTRQQVQLRWVAIERVPEIFARLKSVGLHAMQTGMDNVRNICGCPAAGLTPQELFDAAPVAQALANTYLGNPLYSNLPRKFNVSITGCLENCTHAETQDLALVPALSPDSSRTPGFNVLVGGKNGSGGYRPASPLNVFVTPDEAVGVCLAILALYRDFGHREQRNRARLSFLLDEWGTERFRLKVEERVGRKLAGEGEDRRSTRRHVDHVGVLRQKHAGLNYVGLTVPVGKMTTAQLREAAHLSEAYGDGEIRLTSNQNLILPHVPDAKLGSLLEEPFVKEFPYAPTEIMRGLVACTGTDFCNLAVIEVKDIAIQTARALEARLPSTQPLTMHWSGCPAGCGNHQQADIGFLGKKIKINGTVQDGVDIFVGGRSGPGATRPLRVIEDIPVGEVEDFLVSMVKYHPREKLVEALRKRGREVSLDGNPTNRSSGSVNPPSAASIATLRQDDIPSSGAAVTSLGGKPVAVLRNAGRLCAFSNVCPHENAPLDEGVVDGDEIICPLHAYRFSLTTGACSTVPGLSLEIYDAAESASGEITVRERSAEPSGTPAPPALTTWSCRSCRFEQKGERPPTICPVCASGTDQFYAGTEPAKAATRDRSGKRVVIVGGSIAAHVAAQTCRQVDPEAHVQIITDEAVSFYNRLGLTRWMSDEIQETHLFDYSPDWYVTQGIEVVTRSRAVALDPVLRRLMLSTGQEIGFDVLILAHGSGALTPPFYRGATPGAYLLRTLEDVRGILAAASEATRAAVIGGGVLGLEAAHGLLKRGARVSVFEYAAHLMPRQLDAEAAGLLAAYISSKGTHVHVGAGVAALESSGTSYLIRTTDGREFEADLVVVSTGIKPNIDWVSASGIRCERGIQVDDRMKTSSDSVYAAGDVTEWRGQVVGLWANAIEQARVAAANAMGQEKRFSGFIPATILKCWDYPVFSIGEIAPIPAPSAAVPGASGSNGTESKTFLDPVKKVYRRIDYRHGLPIGAILVGTREGTAELKKLVEWRLQIQSIETKLFGDHAAEA
- the moaA gene encoding GTP 3',8-cyclase MoaA, which translates into the protein MDLVDRFGRVPRDLRISVTERCNFRCTYCLPEEEHLHGGRPPLLSFEEIDRLARLFAERGIRKFRLTGGEPLLRKNLPDLVAKLSSMAGIEDLALTTNGFFLAEVARDLAGAGLKRVSVSLDSLQPDVFARLTGRRALNRVLQGLDAARAAGFSPIKLNTVLIRGENDGEILNLVDFARETGCPIRFIEFMPLDSGREWTRDRVVPTDFILEAISARFPLVPVIPRTASETARCFAFEDGKGEVGFIASVTRPFCAHCNRLRLTADGRLRTCLFAHTEIDLCTPLRRSAPDEEIHALIVNGVYGKEWGHRIAEPDFLPPQRGMVRIGG
- a CDS encoding molybdopterin-dependent oxidoreductase, whose translation is MGKDSRFGVMAADTIPDRWVQTVCGYCSVGCGMYVGVKKGEAVAVKGDPKYPVNEGKLCPKGLSEHHTLRAPSRARAPILRGADGKPHPIGWDDALDLFLGRVRSLQSRYGSAAFAVLSTGQLVTEEFYALGKLVRLGMRVPDFDGNTTLCMASAVAGYKRSFGSDGPPGSYLDFETSDVILLVGANIYDNHPILTHRLAKNPKKTVIVVDPRASKTALLADLHLPIRPRSDLALFNGLAYILLREGWIDRRYVSEHVDGFDALREHLAAYPPERVSEITGLTPELIMRVARLYAEAKRPLIAWTMGVNHSDQGTETVNAINNLALLTGNVGKEGASPFSITGQCNAMGTREAGFTSSLPGYRAYDDPVSRNELARLWGIGPEELPAARGRAYPDIINAVIDGRVKGLWIIGTNPIASFPNLANTEDALSRLEFLVVQDGFYPTPTAERAHLFLPAAIWGEKEGTFTNSERRVGRVRAAVPPVAGCRTDFDIILDLARRAGWADRLFPGWTTPEDAFNEWARVSRGRLCDYSGMNYGRLDREGSIQWPCPDHDRPGDERLYSSGEFPTATGRAKLWCVDWAELPEEPRPEFPFILNTGRTVEHWHTRTKTREVEILETLSPEAWVEVNPRDAARLRIRDRQRITLRSQRGSVSGIPARITETVAPGQVFVPFHFFETNANALTLNTFDPLSREPNYKQCAVRIEPV
- a CDS encoding dimethyl sulfoxide reductase anchor subunit; protein product: MATPNPIDRDQAVRGSRGRSVSPLGLVQSLGPEEQLRFHVDVGKCIGCNACMVACNEQHGNPSNLFWRRVGECEIGSYPEARRLFTSMACNHCLDPACLKGCPTEAYVKNPRTGIVRHIDEECIGCEYCVWNCPYTVPQYDKARHIVTKCDMGFEELMNDQWPACVSTCPTDALAIETVDTREWRERPDSGDAPGLPSVRMTYSTTRFSFPDGRSSAGTDLLHGDHAVAARFRLHPEKPHLPLVLFTVLTQMAVGTLFMFWVARLRSAPDPVSANTILLPLSIVMLSLLAATLHLGRPLRAYRALRNWRHSWLSREIGSFGAFAALTTAAVLIPKVWSTLPSATLRVLEGCAVLLGLASLYCTARIYRVPARPSWDSPRTTASFLLSSLILGPALAGVLVACVPSWTPARSLDFAELCRWVTLGAAATLLAMELVWLILTRRDSRREIQGTRSLLFTDFLNHAAVRILMLIVGGILLPLGVSGRLNPLLVAIGLGLLLAGELMGRYLFFVTVVPMSIPGTIPGTPFSRRLP
- a CDS encoding MoaD/ThiS family protein — protein: MQVSVRFYAKAQELAGLSAALMEVSPPVTVADFRRLLSERFPRLSGMERSLALAVVERLPGETADPLDARPAMVVTDAYQFNGSEEVLVLPPVSGG
- a CDS encoding molybdenum cofactor biosynthesis protein MoaE, with protein sequence MEDRPRHLTRRELRQEELLPRSGDPECGATVIFSGTVRRANQGRTVSSIDYEAEERLADAALSQIFEEMERTAGGPGVLIHRLGRVPVGEASIFISASSAHRDQAFRAVRDAIEAVKVRVPIWKKEHYEDGSSEWLDGKPLQSAPQSEKEIQT